The genome window CCTCGGCCGCCTCCAGGGCCGCCTCCTGCAGCCCGGCGTCGCCGGTCTGCGACGCGCAGCCCTCGAGGAGCAGCGCGGCTCGGAGCCTCGTCTCCCTGTCCTCCCAGGAGGCCCACAGCGCCCTGAGCAGGTGAGGAACGGCGCTCGCCGGCTCGGCCCGGCCGACCATGGCTTCGGCCGCCGCGACGAGCAGCGGTGCGGCCTCGGCGGGTCGTGCGGCGCCGAGAAGGTGGGCCGCGACCCTGGCTGGTGCCACGCCGGGCGCCCTGCTCAGCTCGTCGGCCAGCCTGCGATGCAGCCATCGCCTCGTGGCCGCAGGCATGGTCCTGTGCGCCCGGCTCGCCGCCTCGGGGACGAGGACGAGGTGGTCGTCCAGCCAGCCGCCGCGCTCGAGGCGCGCTAGGTCGGTCGAGACGTCCTCGGGCTGGCGCCCCACGACCCCGGCGAGCAGCTCGGCGTCGAGCGCCTCGCCGGCCACGGTCAGGGCCTCGACGAGAGCCTTCAGATCGGGCCCGAGCCTGCCGGGGTCTAGGGACGAGGCGAGCCGGTCGCCGCGACCGATCGCCGCTGCGAGCCGCGACGTCTCGTCAGAGGGCTCCCCGCCGACCTCGCGGCCCAGAACCTCGCGGCAGGCTTCGAAGCGCGCGAGCGCTGCCGCCGTGTCCCCAGAGAGGTAGGCACAGCGCATGCCGACGCGGTGCAGCCGCTCATCGAGGGGCTCGGCGGCCAGCGCAGCGTCGACGACCGCGAGCGCCTCCTCGTACCGGCCCTCCTCCTCGAGCCGTTCGGCGCGCTCCCGCCAAGCCTTCGCCGCCAGGGCGGCCACGCGGGCGCGCTCCTGCTCGAGCCAGTCCCTGAAGGCTGGGGCGTTTACGCGGCCGAGTCCGGGCAGCAGCCGCAGCGTCACGCCAGATGGGAAGCCGGGCAGCTCTCCCGTGGCCTCGAGCTCGGCGACATCCGTCTCTGCCGCCACCGCGACGGCGTCGTCCCCGTCTTTCAGCCAAGCGGCGGCTCCGGGCAGTTGGCGCAGCTCGTAGAGCTCTTGCCGTAGGTTCGCCGACCGACCGGGGCCCCACAGGAGCTCCGCCAGGTCCTCGCGACGCACCGCCCTCTCGCTCAGGCAGAGGAAGGCGAGGAGGGCCGTCCCCTTGCGCGAACGCGGCATGACGTCGGCTCCGGCCCAGGTGAACCGGACGCCCCCCAACAGGTCCGCGCGCAGGACCACGCGAAGATGATAGGGCCTGAGAGCCCGATGAGAACGCGCAGACGCCCGGGCGGCCGTGAGCCCCCGCCGGCTTCATCAGGTACTGCGTGCCGGCAGGTTCACGACGGCGGCCCTAGGGAACCACGACGCCGGCAGGGCGGCACGTCGTTCGACGGGGGTCCCCACAGGCGCGGCCGATACGAACCCGACGAGCTTTATCACCCCAGCGACCATCGCTGCGATGGTGGCGACCAGCCCGTAGCCGAGGGCGGCTGCCGCAGATGCCGCACCGCCGACTGCCAGGCCGACGCAGCTGAGGACGCTATGGCGCTCGGCGCCGAGCGGGTACCTGGCCCCAAACGCGTGGTCCATCAGACAGAGGAACCCGGCCATGAAACCCAGAGCGCCGATGTTGCCGGCAAGGTCGAGGAGCCACTCGGGGACCGCCGCACCGCGGCCGTCGCTGATCACGCCCAAGGTCTCCCAACCCTCGCTGTCCACGCGCCACCAGCCCACCAGCGTCTCC of Trueperaceae bacterium contains these proteins:
- a CDS encoding BTAD domain-containing putative transcriptional regulator, with protein sequence MVLRADLLGGVRFTWAGADVMPRSRKGTALLAFLCLSERAVRREDLAELLWGPGRSANLRQELYELRQLPGAAAWLKDGDDAVAVAAETDVAELEATGELPGFPSGVTLRLLPGLGRVNAPAFRDWLEQERARVAALAAKAWRERAERLEEEGRYEEALAVVDAALAAEPLDERLHRVGMRCAYLSGDTAAALARFEACREVLGREVGGEPSDETSRLAAAIGRGDRLASSLDPGRLGPDLKALVEALTVAGEALDAELLAGVVGRQPEDVSTDLARLERGGWLDDHLVLVPEAASRAHRTMPAATRRWLHRRLADELSRAPGVAPARVAAHLLGAARPAEAAPLLVAAAEAMVGRAEPASAVPHLLRALWASWEDRETRLRAALLLEGCASQTGDAGLQEAALEAAE